The Setaria italica strain Yugu1 chromosome IX, Setaria_italica_v2.0, whole genome shotgun sequence genome has a window encoding:
- the LOC101782967 gene encoding RNA-binding protein squid isoform X1, whose product MDRYQRVEKPRPEAAAISENEIRITTQGLIRNYVTYATSLLQEKRVKEIVLKAMGQAISKTVAIAEIIKKRIPGLHQDAIISSVSITDVWEPIEEGLVPLEMTRHVSMISISLSPKELNKNSPGYQAPLHSEQVKPQRYQQPQQYQQHQPRQNQGQTDSYGRGRGRGRGRGRGWGGRGGYGGGYGGYEYDNQGGYGGYGHPGGYGHQGGYGNQGGYGHNQGGYGGYGYNQGGYGGYENGGGWNYNRSRGGGGGRGRGNWGYGGPGYDRGGRGAGGPGGRGYVRGRGRMGGGRGRGNQNY is encoded by the exons ATGGATCGGTACCAGCGGGTGGAGAAGCCGCGGCCCGAGGCCGCCGCCATCAGCGAGAACGAGATCCGCATCACCACCCAGGGCCTCATCCGCAACTACGTCACCTacgccacctccctcctccaG GAAAAACGGGTTAAAGAAATTGTGCTGAAGGCTATGGGCCAGGCTATAAGCAAGACAGTGGCTATTGCAGAGATCATAAAG AAGAGGATTCCTGGGTTGCATCAAGATGCAATAATCAGTTCTGTCAGTATTACTGATGTATGGGAGCCCATTGAGGAAGGCCTTGTACC ATTGGAGATGACTCGTCATGTTTCAATGATCTCAATTTCCTTATCGCCTAAGGAGCTTAACAAGAATTCACCTGG GTATCAAGCTCCTCTGCATTCTGAACAAGTTAAGCCACAAAGATACCAGCAACCTCAGCAATATCAACAGCACCAGCCAAGACAAAATCAAGGTCAAACAG ATTCATATGGACGCGGCCGAGGTAGAGGCCGGGGACGAGGAAGGGGCTGGGGTGGCAGGGGTGGGTATGGTGGAGGCTATGGTGGATATGAGTACGATAACCAAGGAGGTTATGGCGGATATGGACACCCAGGAGGATATGGACATCAAGGTGGATATGGCAACCAGGGAGGATATGGCCACAACCAAGGTGGTTATGGGGGTTACGGTTACAACCAAGGTGGATATGGAGGATACG AAAATGGTGGTGGCTGGAACTACAACcggagcagaggaggcggtggtggccgagGGCGGGGCAATTGGGGCTATGGTG GTCCTGGATATGACCGTGGTGGCAGAGGTGCAGGTGGCCCAGGCGGCAGGGGCTATGTGCGAGGCCGTGGACGAATGGGTGGTGGCCGTGGGCGGGGCAATCAAAACTACTAG
- the LOC101782967 gene encoding probable H/ACA ribonucleoprotein complex subunit 1 isoform X2 — MDRYQRVEKPRPEAAAISENEIRITTQGLIRNYVTYATSLLQEKRVKEIVLKAMGQAISKTVAIAEIIKKRIPGLHQDAIISSVSITDVWEPIEEGLVPLEMTRHVSMISISLSPKELNKNSPGYQAPLHSEQVKPQRYQQPQQYQQHQPRQNQDSYGRGRGRGRGRGRGWGGRGGYGGGYGGYEYDNQGGYGGYGHPGGYGHQGGYGNQGGYGHNQGGYGGYGYNQGGYGGYENGGGWNYNRSRGGGGGRGRGNWGYGGPGYDRGGRGAGGPGGRGYVRGRGRMGGGRGRGNQNY, encoded by the exons ATGGATCGGTACCAGCGGGTGGAGAAGCCGCGGCCCGAGGCCGCCGCCATCAGCGAGAACGAGATCCGCATCACCACCCAGGGCCTCATCCGCAACTACGTCACCTacgccacctccctcctccaG GAAAAACGGGTTAAAGAAATTGTGCTGAAGGCTATGGGCCAGGCTATAAGCAAGACAGTGGCTATTGCAGAGATCATAAAG AAGAGGATTCCTGGGTTGCATCAAGATGCAATAATCAGTTCTGTCAGTATTACTGATGTATGGGAGCCCATTGAGGAAGGCCTTGTACC ATTGGAGATGACTCGTCATGTTTCAATGATCTCAATTTCCTTATCGCCTAAGGAGCTTAACAAGAATTCACCTGG GTATCAAGCTCCTCTGCATTCTGAACAAGTTAAGCCACAAAGATACCAGCAACCTCAGCAATATCAACAGCACCAGCCAAGACAAAATCAAG ATTCATATGGACGCGGCCGAGGTAGAGGCCGGGGACGAGGAAGGGGCTGGGGTGGCAGGGGTGGGTATGGTGGAGGCTATGGTGGATATGAGTACGATAACCAAGGAGGTTATGGCGGATATGGACACCCAGGAGGATATGGACATCAAGGTGGATATGGCAACCAGGGAGGATATGGCCACAACCAAGGTGGTTATGGGGGTTACGGTTACAACCAAGGTGGATATGGAGGATACG AAAATGGTGGTGGCTGGAACTACAACcggagcagaggaggcggtggtggccgagGGCGGGGCAATTGGGGCTATGGTG GTCCTGGATATGACCGTGGTGGCAGAGGTGCAGGTGGCCCAGGCGGCAGGGGCTATGTGCGAGGCCGTGGACGAATGGGTGGTGGCCGTGGGCGGGGCAATCAAAACTACTAG
- the LOC101782556 gene encoding glycerol-3-phosphate 2-O-acyltransferase 6 yields the protein MASGVGEPPFPAVDKCDASRLGTESTVAADLDGTLLRSRSAFPYYALVAYETGGAPRLALLLLLAPLAAALSRLASSPAAGVRVLVFAATAGARVADVESAARAVLPRFYAADVHPAAWRVFAACGGGRRLVLTATPRIMAEPFLRGCLGADAVAGTELATWRGRATGWVDARRGVLVGERKAQALREMVGHGEMPDVGLGDGKSDYAFMRICKEAYLVPRTPVEAVRADELPKRIVFHDGRLVQRPTPLVALLTLLWLPVGLLLSLVRVAAGALLPMRWLHVAFHALGVRVVVRGSPPPPPRHGGGATGGVLFACCHRTLLDAIFLSVALGRPVAAVTYSLSRLSEFLSPIRTVRLTRDRAADAATIRTVLSEGDLAVCPEGTTCREPFLLRFSALFAELTDDIVPVALECRMSMFHGTTARGWKGMDPFYFFMNPRPVYTVTFLDKLPADLTCGGGKSSHEVANYVQKVIASTLSYQCTGFTRKDKYRELADNDGVVHAR from the exons ATGGCGTCGGGCGTCGGGGAGCCGCCGTTCCCGGCGGTGGACAAGTGCGACGCGTCGCGCCTCGGGACGGAGTCCACGGTCGCGGCGGACCTCGACGGCACGCTGCTCCGTTCCCGGAGCGCGTTCCCGTACTACGCGCTCGTCGCCTACGAGACGGGCGGCGCGCCGCGCCttgcgctgctgctgcttctggcgccgctggcggcggcgctgtcccGCCTGGCGTCGTCGCCCGCCGCGGGGGTGCGGGTGCTGGTGTTCGCGGCCACGGCGGGGGCGCGCGTGGCCGACGTCGAgtccgcggcgcgcgccgtgcTGCCCAGGTTCTACGCCGCCGACGTGCACCCGGCCGCGTGGCGCGTCTTCGCGGCGTGCGGCGGGGGCAGGCGGCTGGTGCTCACCGCCACGCCGCGGATCATGGCGGAACCGTTCCTGCGGGGCTGCCTCGGCGCGGACGCCGTCGCCGGCACGGAGCTCGCGACGTGGCGCGGGCGCGCCACTGGGTGGGTCGACGCGCGCCGGGGCGTGCTCGTCGGCGAGAGGAAGGCTCAGGCGCTCAGGGAGATGGTCGGGCACGGTGAGATGCCGGACGTCGGGCTGGGCGATGGGAAGTCGGATTACGCCTTCATGCGCATCTGCAAG GAGGCCTACCTCGTGCCGCGGACGCCGGTGGAGGCCGTGCGCGCTGACGAGCTGCCGAAGCGGATCGTCTTCCACGACGGCCGCCTCGTGCAGCGCCCGACCCCGCTCGTCGCGCTGCTCACCCTGCTGTGGCTCCccgtcggcctcctcctctcgctcgtCCGCGTCGCCGCGGGGGCGCTCCTCCCGATGCGGTGGCTCCACGTCGCCTTCCACGCGCTGGGCGTACGCGTCGTCGTGCgagggtcgccgccgccgccgccgcgccacggtggcggcgcgacgggcggcgTGCTCTTCGCCTGCTGCCACCGCACGCTCCTCGACGCGATCTTCCTCTCCGTCGCGCTCGGCCGGCCTGTGGCCGCCGTCACCTACTCCCTCTCCCGCCTCTCCGAGTTCCTGTCCCCGATCCGCACCGTGCGGCTCACCCGcgaccgcgccgccgacgccgccaccatCAGGACCGTGCTGTCCGAGGGCGACCTCGCCGTCTGCCCCGAGGGGACCACGTGCCGGGAGCCGTTCCTGCTGCGGTTCTCGGCGCTCTTCGCCGAGCTCACCGACGACATCGTGCCGGTGGCGTTGGAGTGCCGGATGAGCATGTTCCACGGCACGACGGCGAGGGGGTGGAAGGGGATGGACCCCTTCTACTTCTTCATGAACCCGAGGCCGGTGTACACGGTCACGTTCCTCGACAAGCTGCCGGCAGACCTCACCTGCGGCGGCGGTAAGTCCAGCCATGAGGTGGCCAACTACGTGCAGAAGGTCATAGCCTCCACGCTCTCGTACCAGTGCACCGGCTTCACCAGGAAGGACAAGTACAGGGAGCTAGCCGACAACGACGGCGTAGTCCATGCCAGGTAA